In Hemitrygon akajei chromosome 9, sHemAka1.3, whole genome shotgun sequence, the following are encoded in one genomic region:
- the LOC140732987 gene encoding uncharacterized protein yields the protein MSTRSSIKSLSKSSSSCDRGSRASSKATQARAKAEAAKVRARFAKEELEVKMKAAAREAENQKEKAAREAEAAAREAENQKEKAAREAEAAAREAENELERKRVEARLEALKLEREAAAAEVEAELIEDAEEMHDPKDGKSTSEKIGLERTRDYVQSQMEWKTLSSSPYLFDNVPLHEESWRGPTASRPSEEDNLPSQLRDEPRNARAHDKYFSTPNLPDLGRREAKTESRPANPITDVRPQSCTCGHVPSARTPPADESAARYFARRDLVTSGLYQFDDKPENYRAWYSTFTNAIDGFQLRATQELDLMAKWLGKESCEQVRRMRSVYINKPELALKKAWERLQEGYGAPEIIEAALCQRLGNFPKVSAKDHTKLREFGDLLMEIQGAKEDGHSAGLVYLDTPTGIRQLVDKLPFGLQDRWLSVASDYKEEHEGQFPPFEYFTRFVCKEAKKRNDPSLIGPGSSTIYTKPDKSTSNNSNITKPVSALKTEVLTTNNDSSKNCPLHNKPHPLKRCRTFREKPLEEKKALLEEKGICFRCCSSTSHCARECTIAVKCLDCDSTNHDWAMHPGPSPQTDNAPSPPQQDGGEGEAHSRTTVVSSSCTEVCGQAQASRSCSKICLTKVYPKGAKDKAIKAYVILDDQSNRSLVSPKFFNLFNIESEQFPYYLRTCSGNMKTYGRRAEGFQIESLDGKVLICLPPLVECEKILNNRTEIPTPSAVLHQPHLHHIAKHIPELDPEAEILLLLGRDVLRVHKVRQQVNGPHDAPFAQRLDLGWVVIGEVCPGNEHKSTANTLKTNVLESSRHMILQPRTSSMCVQEAPQGFNKRKVTDETLGQSVFAQKEHDNKLAPSAQDATILKTEDTKVFRDKANSGVAPLPFRESRQCLPNNKEQAVKRFTPLQKTTKRRPEMQQSIRSTHEVLGTPMAEVTAIMNARPLLPVSPEPENPFILSPSMLLTPKAGAAPPPGDFSDKDLYTKQWRRDLQVGDLVLLKDKQIAGNCWPMARITATFPSRDGHVREVELKTTDQGDGKIYQRPVTEVILLLPND from the coding sequence atgtcaacccgatccagcatcaagtcgttgtcaaagtcatcgtcatcctgcgataggggcagtagggcatcaagtaaggccacccaagcaagagcgaaagcagaagccgccaaggtgcgagcgcgctttgccaaagaagaattagaagtaaagatgaaagcggctgccagagaagccgaaaaccagaaggaaaaggctgccagagaagccgaagcggctgccagagaagccgaaaaccagaaggaaaaggctgccagagaagccgaagcggctgccagagaagccgaaaacgaattggaaaggaaaagggtagaggcacggttagaagcgctgaagctagaacgagaagcagcagctgccgaggtggaagcagagttaatagaagacgctgaagaaatgcatgatccgaaggacggaaaatctacctcagaaaagatcggattggaacgtacaagggactatgtccaatctcaaatggaatggaagactctttcttcctctccttacttattcgataacgtcccacttcacgaggagtcttggagaggcccgacggcatcacgtccatccgaggaagataatttaccctcgcaactccgcgacgaacccaggaatgcaagggctcacgacaagtacttctcgacaccgaacttaccggatttggggagaagagaggcaaagactgagtccagaccagcaaatcccataacagatgtacgccctcagtcatgtacctgtggacatgttccctcagcccgcacgccacctgcagacgaatccgcagcacggtatttcgcacgacgggatctcgtcacttcaggactataccagttcgacgataaacctgaaaattaccgtgcatggtactccactttcaccaacgctatcgacggattccagctcagagcaacccaggagttggatcttatggcaaaatggctgggaaaagaatcatgcgaacaggtgagacgcatgcgttcagtgtacatcaacaaacccgagctagcattgaagaaagcatgggagagacttcaggagggctacggagcccccgaaattattgaggcggcgctatgccaacgtttgggaaattttcctaaggtgtcagccaaggaccacaccaagctaagagaatttggagatttactcatggagattcaaggcgccaaagaagatggccactcagctggtctagtatacctagacactccaaccgggattagacaactcgtggacaaacttccatttgggctgcaggacaggtggttgtccgttgcctcagattacaaggaagaacacgaaggtcaattccctcccttcgagtatttcaccaggttcgtgtgcaaggaggcgaagaagcgaaacgatcctagcctcataggtccaggaagcagtacaatttacaccaagccagataaatccacttcgaataattccaacattactaaaccagtctcagcgcttaagactgaagtccttacaactaacaacgactctagcaagaattgtccattgcataacaaaccccaccccctcaaaagatgcagaacgtttagggaaaaacccctcgaagagaagaaggccctcctcgaggagaaagggatatgctttagatgctgttcctcgacctctcactgtgcgagagagtgtacgatcgccgtgaagtgcctggattgtgatagcactaatcacgactgggccatgcatcctggcccgtcaccgcaaaccgacaacgctccttcacccccacaacaggacggcggggagggagaagctcactccaggacaactgttgtcagctcgagctgtacggaagtttgcggtcaagctcaggcaagccgttcttgttcaaagatctgtctcactaaggtgtaccctaagggagccaaagacaaggccatcaaagcctacgtaattctggacgatcagagcaaccgctcgctagtcagtccaaagttctttaacttgttcaacatcgagagtgagcagttcccatactaccttagaacttgctcaggcaacatgaaaacttacggaaggagggccgaaggcttccagatcgagtccctggatggtaaagtcctcatctgtctccccccactcgtagagtgcgagaaaatcttgaataaccgcactgagatcccgacgccaagtgcggtgctacaccaaccacatctccaccacatcgccaaacacatcccagaactggatccagaagcagaaatactcctgctattagggagggatgttctccgggtacacaaggttaggcagcaggtcaatggaccacacgacgccccctttgcccaacgcctggatctgggctgggtggtgataggagaggtgtgccctggcaacgaacacaaatcaacggctaacacactcaagaccaatgtgctagagagtagccgccatatgattcttcaaccccgcacaagttccatgtgcgtccaggaagcaccacaaggctttaacaagcgcaaagtaactgacgagacgctcggtcagtctgtctttgctcaaaaggagcatgataataaactcgctccatcggctcaagacgccaccatcttaaaaacggaggacaccaaggtcttcagagacaaagcaaatagtggggtcgccccactacctttcagagaatcacgccagtgcttgccaaacaacaaagagcaggcagtcaagcggttcacgcccttgcaaaaaaccacgaaaaggagacctgagatgcagcaaagcatccgatcgacccacgaggtactgggcacaccaatggcagaggtcacagccattatgaatgcacgaccactcctacccgtgtctcctgaaccggaaaaccccttcatactgtcgccatcaatgctccttacgccgaaggcaggagctgcccctccaccaggggacttctccgataaggacctgtacacaaagcaatggagaagggaccttcaagttggagatttagtcctgctcaaggacaagcaaatcgccggcaactgctggccaatggccagaatcactgccacattccctagtagggatggacatgtcagggaggttgaattgaaaactaccgaccaaggcgatgggaaaatttaccaaaggcctgttacagaagtcattctacttctacctaatgactga